The genomic region tctttaaggtgtattcaataaagggtgcctggAACAAGTTTTagatctttaaaaatctctaaatttcttgagtttttcactttcccgagtccaaccgagtctggagccgagtctgacgccgagtcccgagtccgagtccgagtcggccttgccgagtccgagctgagtccgagtcccgtttctttggttacTGCATTTGGTGAAGTGGTAGTTTTGCAGGTGAAGTTAAATCACCACGGGTAGTGAAAATTATAGAATTTTGTCAATAAGAAAGAAATGTTGTAAAACTTATTAGTATCGTCAAAGTTGCAAAGTTGTTGTAAGTGCAAGGTTAAGTTCTACATTTTGAGTGGACACGTTACTTGTGATTCCATCATGAATTGCAAGTATTTCATGCAAGTCTTGCTCTACAATGTTATAAAATGTACACTAAAATTGTCAAGTGCAAGAATGAAATTGTCAAAAATGGGTAATTTCTACATTTTGCATAGTTTCTTGTTACTTGTCAAATTTAGTTGAATTTCATTGATCTTAATGGAGAAATGcaatgatatgtgatgaatcccttggttcatactttttgtggtttATCAATTGTAAGCTACAGTGTAAAGTTAGTGTAATATCCCCTTTttcgctctagtttgttttggggactgtTGACCAATCCCGAGACCCGTTGGTCAGTCAGAGGCAGAATTAGggcttcctattttctaggaggatgttttggcAATTTTGATGGCTTGCATATtggagttttacagttttgattatgGATTCCTTCTGGATTTTCAGAAATCTTCACAATGATGGTACATGCGTAGCAATCAGTGGAGTTTggtatacttactatttttagtaagtagggGCAAGGACAGCTCATTATTTTGGGTTTTTCTGGGTTTACAGAGAGCTTCGCTATGGTGTGAGATGCAActggatctcaagacttttctaaacttactatttttagcaagttgCGATGGctactcagaatgtggttaaaatgcatttggacacacttGCTATtgttagcagtatgctatttttagtaaatgcTATTTTTGGAAATGCTATTTTTGGCAAGTTTTAGTGATCCAGTTCAGAGGCTATTTCTGGCAATGCAGTTTTCAGTACTTTTTGCCTTCAATTCACTATGGTAGTTGTTCGGCACATGGGAaaagtatttttaatatattttttaatgccCTCCTTGGCCTAGGCATATGACTTATGtattttgtaatgtccctactagttagagatcactgtcctgcaaaacagactgttagaatgcaacaaatatatatataactaatctaatttgcaattaaacttcaattacttaattaaagcTAATCTccattcttatttaataaaaaggatacgagtgcagtactgggacctgtccttaggcggttgtaatgctcgccttcttggaacccatcttggttccaagccataccaggaaatcgatggatagttcgattcctgtcttggatgtaccatcttacatccaagcctaccaaggaagaccatcatatatgatcaaatccttgccttggatgatgcatctcaccaTAAGTCTaccagaggggaccggccagatccatctcttcttgggTGAGACTTTGACacccaagccataacatatatgcataaaaatactcagtatatactgcctaccagggattatcataatccctgaattaggctaagggaatttcctcccaatagcctccatcatatagccacattattcatattacattctacaattcattatcctttttcatTCCATAATTTATgcctacatttacatattccttaatTCCCATTATTGAtcctacatatatataaatattctgCATACATACCTATATTCATTGCTACATACACATAAGATAATATCGCTATCCTACTATAGCTTTGTTAAAGGAATTGATATATTAATACGTATGACAGAATATTaagtaatatatatgtgtgtgtggcacacacttccacacacatatataccctATGACCAGTAAACACCTCTTACCTGTTCGTAATCCGCAGCTCGTAGTTGCAGTTCGTAATCTGCGGGGGTCGTTTGCAGTCCTCCCGTCTTCCTCTCTTTGTGTCATGACCCCTAGTATGGGTTCCTACTATTTTCACATTGGTCCGAAAATAAGAGGATGTTCGTTGTTCCTGGTATCTTCCCTTTTGTAGGTATGTGAATTCTATCCCCCCTCTCCTATAGATATGATTCTCTTAATATATCAATCTGAATCGCTGTGTTCAATAAGTGTTGTATCTCTTTGTCAATGGTGGGACACAACTCTTCAAGCGCCTTAACCAATCGATTAGTTTTAAACATAATCACTGCCTATTTAACGAATATCTTTTTATTAACCTTTGTCATAATCGTGATTTCTATTATCCACAATGCTTGATATTAATTGGCCTTCTTTAGGGAAGAGACAATCGATTCATCTTTCTTGTTTATCGATATTATAAATCGATGTAGCACTAGGACTAGTTGCTGTTCTGACTCATTGGGACTAGTTGCTGCATCACCTAACCCGTTGAATAGCAGTAATAGACTCCCATCCCTTGTTATCGCAGCTCCATTATAAGAGGTGGCATGACCCGAATTGATGCCCTCCAATATGGTCGATATAATAGAATTATCCTACTTCTTAACTGCGCTATATTTTCGACTCTCCACAAGGTAGTAGGAGTCTTACTTCAGTGCTGTCATATTTGGTTCTGAGTGGTATTCTCTATCAATAAAGATACTCTCTGCAATGAGTATGATGATTCTTTATTTTAGAGATCCATCTTAGGAGATAGTCTCCTTTCATGGTTccatcattatcttcttctttAATTGTCTCATcaagtattttaattttttttattactttttatttatatttcttatattattattatttgataaatatgaaatcATATTAATATTTGATAAATAGAAATTATATATTAACTTTGTTTATTATTATGATTAATTctattcttttattattttttatatttattattaaattctaattTAGAACGGTATTATCAAGTTTAGATGGGGCTATCACATTTTTGGTTATGACTTAAAGGAACGACTTGAGGtgataaagtattattttatgtCATAAGGTTGGGcaatttattgttgaggaaaaatattttataaagtgaaatattaataaggcaagatggacgccttatgggaaataagttaattttataatatatttcactatTCTACCTTGGACgccatattattattttattgtcatttttattaaGTATATTTGCTTCTATGTGAAGGTCGACTCGGAAaggaggggaaatgaaatgcaaatttcaaATAAGGTGAAATTAGTGAGCATTTGGGTTTGGCATCCATTTGGAgggaatatgaatttgaatttggaaacaCCAAGGTTAttaataagagtgttgggctcttgttttggtATCCATGAATATTTTGTAACGAAGTGCTACTGAATGTGTGCTAGACTTGTGCTTCGAAGTTGAGAGCTTCCTAACTTGTGTCAGTTTTGTGCTTGACAGATAGCACCTAGCTGATTGGAGAGACTATTTCTCATTCAAAGCAATAGATTGAGCTATATTGAGATGGATTTTGGTAATGTTTTTTCAGTTTTTCTAATATTTTGGGGTGTTTTGTGAGCTTCTAGGTTGCTGGTTTATTGTGGAGCTGAAAGTGAAATTCAATCATAGGTCTTCGAGAGTGTTTTTGTTGCTTCTGGgcatagttgaaaatctcggactcgcctcggactcggcaagccaaaaatttggactcggactcggactcgtgaaagactcggcaaagactcggcaaaaaaaaaaaaccgtagttttacaaaaaaaacataaagaaattaatgcatttagagaacataagtgccataattgaaacattacacatgtcatatgatctacaaacacgcaatatttgaaatttcatcattcatggcagcgTATTCAAGTTTTgcagcatattcaagtttcaactttcaactctaaaatgtataatactatAATGGCAGGCTGGCAGCATAAgtatataaatgttcacaaaattacatataatgatatgtccaactccaactccaaatgtgaaaaacaacaatgtgaatgaacaaaccaaagagaagactacatcttcctctttgtatttttcctaatatagctcgatttttcaggccttgagctagaagtagtagcagtgggtgttgtggtatctaaatggtgagatgattcttcttcaaagtcaaagtcctcatcatcgtcctcatcttcatcctcatcttcatcctccatttcatccaatattgctccttctgcatcttgtgttgctcctctctctatttctgcaatttcttcttcggtaaggaggacatcgtcaccatcattttgttcattcatggtccaatcaccatatgcATCAATTTCATCCAggtcaatggcctcatgtgaaacaccctccacctgtctagctcgaaggcgaaggttgtaccgaacaaatgctagatcattgagccgcttttgtgacaatctatttctcttctttgtgtgaatgctctcaaatacactccaatttcgttcacacccagaagcactgcatggctgagacaaaacacgaatagctatcttttgaagattaggcgtgccagcaccataattctcccaccataaatctacaaaaaacatttagaaatattagaattgagaaaaaaatgtaacaatcaagtttgtaggttttttcttgcactattgaactaagttactaaattttttacctagttgttgttttcctctcctatcacttgctagttgtgatgagaaaagtctcccctctgcacttttgtagatattcaacaatgaacatttccaaattcagaaatagatagtcaaagtgtcaaactcaaattcaataatgaatatttccgaattcataaataaagatagagcaattgcaaatgtcaaatctcacctccaactcatcaagaaccttgtctctcaactaaggatcaggtgtcatcttatcaatgcatgtaataacacctgccatgacctcctcatcagccctaaatgaatcagagaagtagaatttcgggttcaaaaagtaggcgaaggcatgtatcggttggtggagttggtttgtccacctacgatcaatgatgcgccaaaggatttcacattttcttgtatttccacgatagtaatgtgaaatggcctctttggccctatccatggcttcgtaaatgaaacccattggcatgccctctccatccaccatacgaagaacccttaccaaaggttttgtcacctaaaaaaatgaaaaaaaattttaaattagtacaaaatcaacccctaaaaaataaaatcagcaaatagacaagattgtataaactttacttttgtgtttgttacttaccgtagtcaactcctctccacttttattgaacccttcatcaaaaacaatgctcacaatcttctctgcttcaggtcttttggagtatgcagaccccaaccaGGCATTtgacacaaacatctgcttaagatgaggaatgacactaagaatgctctgcaaagtgatgaaATGGCTAGCAAATCAtgtcactccaggtcgcacaaggtccttgccatttgtgtgttttctcatcaaagcaagcacccaagtatggttgtagatgaatttggtgacacttcttgcatcttcaaccaccttcttcacccatccaatcttcgcaatgtcctctagcaccaagtccaagcaatgtgcagcacaaggactccatgtaatcgaaggatgcctctccataagcattctacctgcagatacatatgcgactgcgttgtccgtgataatttggacaacattctcaactccaacttcctgaaccacaccatccaacagattacacaaagtctctgcattttttatttcatttgaggcatcaacagactttatgaataccattgcaccatttgaagccaccaagaagttgagaagagtcctattccgtccatctgtccatccatcagataaaatgctgcatccttttctcttccaataccttttctgatcatcaaccacaccttGTGTATTTTGCACAActttctctagcaatggcccactgaagtcatgacctgttggggccttaaaccccttacccgcaACTGTTACTGCATTAACAAAaccttcccaatacacattgtttgttGCATTGAAAGATtgattattgtaaaaccaaaagtttgaagctgctatccgtgcttgttcatgcttctctttattccatcctgtaccttcaagtgaaggttgtgcacctggaacattgtgtggtacaaaaaaattagggtttgatctaagaggagtgccactagcctcaccctcattgtcaccaaaagatgaaagtgactgatGACCCCGAGTgtgaccaatgggacccgaagtggacaatgtgggattcattgcagctgccaTGACTTTtcttgttttttgcctttcttccttatgcatatcattctcaacaagaatggccttcatctctctaataatttcaggagttgatttggggcatgcctccacaccatatccaggtatttgtgcaaggtggtattttaatctattgattccaccagtcatccatTTTGTACATTCAATGCAAGTGACCTCCCCTTTTTTGCTTCCTGCACTCCCATATTTCCATGCTTTATCTGtttgtcttcctgaccttggggttgcccttggagttgaacttaaaaaaaaatcagcagggttttatggaaaatcaacaaaaaaaatgacaatgaatcatttgggaaaaatagcattcaaaaacaagaaaaaaaaaggaggaaataacttaggaaagaaaatagaaaaaaaaaaggcaacatatccccttgtttttcaagatttttttgagtttcaaaacaatgaaatgattcaaatgaaaaaaaaaagaaagagaaaaaatccttacctagatctctcttgctgattttttcttcttccctctactccttcaaaccct from Cryptomeria japonica chromosome 3, Sugi_1.0, whole genome shotgun sequence harbors:
- the LOC131078353 gene encoding uncharacterized protein LOC131078353, whose amino-acid sequence is MFVSNAWLGSAYSKRPEAEKIVSIVFDEGFNKSGEELTTVTKPLVRVLRMVDGEGMPMGFIYEAMDRAKEAISHYYRGNTRKCEILWRIIDRRWTNQLHQPIHAFAYFLNPKFYFSDSFRADEEVMAGVITCIDKMTPDP